In Alkalihalobacterium alkalinitrilicum, a genomic segment contains:
- a CDS encoding nitroreductase family protein, with protein MGLLTKFFGESSAEANGGNHATDFYSAVEARRSIYGISKEAVVSDARIQEVIEYAVKHTPSAFNAQTQRVVVLLGEHHDKLWDITTETLKKIVPENDFADTQGKMDAFRSGYGTILFFEEQSIIESLQEQFPLYEDKFPVWSSEGNGMLQYVVWTSLELEGFGVNLQHYNPLIDEEVKQQWGIPTTWKLAAQMPFGKPTTPAGAKEFQPIEERMKVFK; from the coding sequence ATGGGATTATTAACTAAATTTTTTGGAGAGTCATCTGCAGAAGCAAACGGTGGCAATCATGCAACAGATTTTTATTCAGCAGTGGAAGCAAGACGTTCGATCTATGGTATTAGTAAAGAAGCAGTAGTTTCTGATGCTAGAATTCAAGAAGTGATCGAGTATGCGGTTAAGCACACTCCTTCAGCATTCAACGCACAAACACAAAGAGTTGTTGTATTACTAGGGGAACATCATGATAAATTATGGGATATAACGACAGAAACGTTGAAAAAAATTGTTCCTGAAAATGACTTTGCAGATACGCAAGGAAAAATGGACGCTTTTAGAAGTGGATACGGAACTATTCTTTTTTTTGAAGAACAAAGTATTATTGAGTCTTTACAAGAGCAATTTCCATTATATGAAGATAAATTTCCAGTGTGGTCGAGTGAAGGAAATGGAATGCTTCAATATGTTGTTTGGACTTCGTTAGAATTAGAAGGCTTTGGAGTAAACTTGCAACATTACAACCCACTAATTGATGAAGAAGTAAAACAACAGTGGGGTATTCCAACGACTTGGAAGCTAGCGGCGCAAATGCCATTTGGTAAGCCGACTACACCAGCTGGAGCAAAAGAATTTCAACCAATAGAAGAGCGTATGAAAGTATTTAAATAA
- a CDS encoding S41 family peptidase, producing MNNIRGKTLAFAIIISLLIGASGTYVFLNGLDNQVGDDKQPVLAETVDAKEDLDAVTKFLSAMELITERYVDEVDEKVLLEGAIAGMVNALEDPYSVYMDEEAASQFMEALDSHFEGIGAEVSMTNGQVTIVSPIRDSPAEKAGIMPKDRIVEIDGENIEGLTLYDAVLKIRGEKGTNVVLTIDRPTSSELIEISVKRDVIPHETVRVKTMDHKDKTIGVLEITSFSNDTSERFERELLALEQQGIDGLIIDVRGNPGGLLNVAEEIGKLVIPGGKPIVQIENRDGEKVRYISSLEEEKDYPIIGLIDNGSASASEIIAGALKEAGNYDLVGETTFGKGTVQQALKLGDGSEIKLSLFKWLTSDGNFINEVGVEPTVKVSQPEFFYLPPLHVKEDLTHDMLNEQVRSAQHMLKGLGFEPDRTDGYFSKQTEKAVMAFQNTNNLEATGVIDEDTASAIHEAIVEAVRDEKNDHQLQAAIELIIKQSES from the coding sequence ATGAACAATATTCGAGGAAAAACACTAGCGTTTGCTATCATTATCTCACTATTAATCGGTGCAAGTGGGACGTATGTGTTTCTTAATGGGCTAGATAATCAAGTAGGCGATGATAAGCAACCTGTGTTAGCAGAAACAGTCGATGCAAAGGAAGATCTTGATGCTGTTACGAAGTTTTTAAGTGCTATGGAACTAATCACCGAACGTTATGTTGATGAAGTCGATGAGAAAGTGCTACTAGAAGGTGCAATAGCAGGAATGGTGAATGCACTAGAAGATCCGTATTCAGTGTATATGGATGAAGAAGCCGCTTCACAATTTATGGAAGCACTCGATTCACATTTTGAAGGAATTGGTGCAGAAGTAAGTATGACGAACGGACAAGTTACAATCGTGTCACCAATCCGGGATTCGCCTGCTGAAAAAGCTGGTATAATGCCAAAAGACCGTATTGTTGAAATTGACGGAGAAAATATTGAAGGACTTACATTATATGATGCTGTTTTAAAAATCCGTGGTGAAAAAGGAACGAATGTTGTGTTGACGATTGATCGACCAACAAGCTCGGAACTCATTGAGATTTCGGTTAAACGTGACGTTATTCCCCATGAAACGGTTCGTGTAAAAACGATGGATCACAAAGATAAAACAATCGGTGTGTTAGAAATTACATCATTTTCGAATGATACTTCAGAACGTTTTGAACGAGAACTGTTAGCATTAGAACAACAAGGAATCGACGGTCTTATTATTGATGTTCGTGGAAATCCAGGTGGACTTTTAAATGTTGCTGAAGAGATTGGGAAATTGGTGATCCCAGGAGGAAAACCGATCGTCCAAATCGAAAATCGAGACGGAGAAAAAGTCAGATATATTTCTTCATTAGAAGAAGAGAAAGACTATCCGATCATTGGTCTGATTGATAACGGAAGTGCATCAGCGTCTGAAATTATTGCAGGTGCCTTGAAGGAAGCAGGGAACTATGATTTGGTTGGAGAGACAACGTTCGGTAAAGGAACAGTTCAACAAGCGCTGAAATTAGGAGATGGAAGTGAAATTAAGCTCTCTCTTTTTAAGTGGTTAACGTCAGATGGAAACTTTATTAACGAAGTGGGCGTTGAGCCGACTGTGAAAGTATCTCAACCTGAGTTTTTCTATTTACCACCGTTACATGTTAAAGAAGATTTAACTCATGATATGCTGAACGAGCAAGTAAGAAGTGCGCAGCATATGTTAAAAGGTTTAGGTTTTGAACCTGATCGTACCGATGGTTATTTTAGCAAGCAAACGGAGAAAGCTGTAATGGCTTTTCAAAATACAAACAATTTAGAGGCTACAGGCGTCATTGATGAAGATACTGCCTCTGCTATACATGAAGCTATTGTTGAAGCAGTCCGTGATGAAAAAAATGACCATCAACTTCAAGCTGCTATTGAGTTAATCATTAAACAAAGTGAATCGTAA
- a CDS encoding PDZ domain-containing protein — MIIDWFIALLQGIGYVFLHPLFYIGFFTMLLIGIARVKRERKDFHTKVYNFIDETVISLVPGIVTGVLISLVAIGLGIVVSKEFLILVTLIYLVTVVTTQVRWITPSYVIPIVLFVLILFMFKPWTISAPLLGDLSFAFSETLVVYAVLLMALLLIGEGVLIRTNGHKNTSPKYLHSKRGKLIGGHESKRLWFVPVFLLLPNGVLPSMDFWPVLTIGEQGTYSIILVPFLVGFHQLIKSSMPVPFIKKIGTSVILLGVVMSLLSIAAYFYPIAALGVAGAAIVGRELLWVRFKKQDERKTEYFTPQPAGVMVLGVIPRSPAAKLQLQVGEMIVKVNGQKVNDQIQFYDALQRNSAFCKLEVKDENGEIRFAQTALYDGQHHQLGVLLLKAEYELQNSVI, encoded by the coding sequence ATGATTATCGATTGGTTCATTGCATTACTACAAGGGATTGGCTATGTTTTTTTACATCCGCTATTTTATATTGGTTTTTTCACAATGCTTTTGATTGGAATTGCGCGAGTAAAACGTGAGCGGAAAGATTTCCATACAAAAGTTTATAATTTTATTGATGAAACAGTCATTTCGTTAGTGCCTGGGATTGTTACAGGCGTACTGATTTCACTAGTTGCGATTGGGTTAGGCATTGTGGTATCCAAAGAGTTTTTAATTCTCGTAACGCTCATCTATCTTGTAACTGTTGTTACTACTCAAGTAAGATGGATTACGCCATCTTATGTGATTCCTATTGTTTTGTTTGTACTGATTTTATTTATGTTTAAACCTTGGACGATATCTGCACCACTGTTGGGCGATCTATCTTTTGCTTTTAGTGAAACCCTGGTTGTCTATGCGGTCCTTTTAATGGCGTTACTTCTTATCGGTGAAGGAGTTCTCATTCGAACGAATGGTCATAAAAATACGTCACCGAAATATCTGCATAGTAAACGAGGAAAACTCATCGGGGGACACGAATCGAAGCGATTATGGTTTGTTCCAGTGTTTCTACTGTTACCTAATGGCGTCCTGCCAAGTATGGACTTTTGGCCAGTACTAACGATTGGGGAACAAGGAACGTATTCGATTATCCTTGTGCCGTTTCTCGTCGGCTTTCATCAGTTAATCAAAAGTTCAATGCCTGTTCCTTTTATTAAAAAAATCGGAACGAGTGTCATTTTACTAGGGGTCGTTATGAGTTTATTAAGTATCGCTGCGTATTTTTATCCAATTGCCGCTCTTGGCGTTGCAGGTGCGGCGATAGTTGGACGAGAATTACTTTGGGTTCGTTTCAAGAAACAAGATGAACGGAAAACAGAATACTTTACGCCACAACCAGCAGGAGTCATGGTCCTAGGGGTGATCCCGCGTTCTCCTGCAGCGAAACTTCAATTGCAAGTCGGTGAAATGATTGTAAAAGTGAATGGCCAAAAAGTGAATGATCAAATCCAATTCTATGATGCACTGCAAAGAAATTCAGCTTTTTGTAAGTTAGAAGTCAAAGATGAAAATGGTGAAATTCGCTTTGCGCAAACAGCGCTCTATGATGGACAACATCATCAACTGGGTGTACTCCTATTAAAAGCAGAATATGAATTACAAAACTCGGTCATTTAA
- a CDS encoding DUF2198 family protein has translation MVNIFLAIGLPVLLMVVGTRIAYSVIGAMIVTLMIMIFAVQIHHMSSIPITLAIISFLAGLRISMQMRKRSG, from the coding sequence ATGGTAAATATTTTTTTAGCAATTGGATTACCTGTCTTATTAATGGTTGTAGGAACTAGAATAGCTTATAGTGTTATAGGTGCAATGATTGTCACGCTCATGATTATGATTTTCGCGGTACAAATTCATCATATGTCATCAATTCCCATTACATTAGCGATTATTTCTTTTTTGGCAGGACTTAGAATTTCAATGCAAATGAGAAAACGAAGTGGTTGA
- a CDS encoding anti-sigma factor, whose protein sequence is MKVTDDFRKKLDAYEKGELRDKELEQFEEELEKLETYQQYLEKNEKPPQASPPTVGDKKQRKILRRSKWKARFQTAVTALLLFLAVLIVTSVLTTLYYTWGNPDRGEVLSNVIDHTLTITQPDGYLGGTSTNAKTFFRMEATRDIRKRVGHETITVGDMKVNFLFSMMAFPEITYYGRQSQSQPHFIHPNNSEMYDDVNWTQLEQLPEGTVASAYVSFNQLYGTSEVFQLFEEKDLDLSWFPVDTGLDDQRDFHGGVIFETIGFPSYPIWHEDDMIVTSRTEEKGLFGSIVSEGAVSPEYEVGDETMLHEQFLKTLKFLQPHESQVNQLARYRFDLAEKIEFLENEGIAHYGVVITGPTKEILTLKEESWIRNLQVDEVTFWNWNEY, encoded by the coding sequence ATGAAGGTGACCGATGACTTTAGAAAGAAACTCGATGCCTATGAAAAAGGAGAACTACGAGACAAAGAACTCGAGCAATTTGAAGAAGAACTTGAAAAGCTTGAAACCTACCAACAGTATTTAGAAAAAAATGAAAAACCTCCTCAAGCATCGCCTCCAACAGTAGGTGATAAAAAGCAACGAAAAATTTTGCGACGAAGCAAATGGAAAGCCCGCTTCCAAACTGCCGTTACCGCATTACTGTTATTTTTAGCTGTGCTTATTGTTACATCGGTTTTAACGACACTCTACTATACTTGGGGAAATCCAGATCGCGGTGAAGTGCTTAGCAATGTGATTGATCATACGTTAACCATCACACAGCCTGACGGATATCTCGGTGGAACAAGTACAAACGCGAAAACGTTTTTTAGAATGGAAGCGACTCGCGATATCCGAAAAAGGGTTGGACATGAGACGATAACGGTTGGTGATATGAAAGTGAACTTTTTATTTTCGATGATGGCGTTTCCCGAGATTACCTATTACGGCAGACAAAGTCAATCCCAACCACACTTTATTCATCCAAACAACTCCGAAATGTACGATGATGTAAACTGGACTCAACTAGAACAGTTACCAGAAGGTACCGTAGCTTCTGCATATGTATCGTTTAATCAGCTATATGGAACGAGCGAAGTGTTTCAATTATTTGAAGAAAAGGATCTTGATTTATCATGGTTCCCTGTTGATACTGGTCTTGATGATCAAAGAGATTTTCACGGCGGTGTGATTTTCGAAACGATTGGTTTCCCGTCTTATCCGATCTGGCATGAAGACGATATGATCGTTACGTCGCGAACAGAGGAGAAAGGCTTATTTGGCAGTATCGTTTCAGAGGGTGCAGTTTCTCCTGAATATGAAGTTGGCGATGAAACAATGCTTCACGAGCAATTTTTAAAAACGCTAAAGTTCTTACAACCTCACGAATCGCAAGTAAACCAACTTGCACGCTATCGTTTCGACCTTGCGGAAAAAATTGAGTTTCTTGAAAATGAAGGCATTGCCCATTACGGAGTTGTCATTACGGGACCAACTAAAGAAATTCTTACTTTAAAGGAAGAATCGTGGATTAGAAACTTACAAGTCGATGAAGTGACGTTTTGGAATTGGAACGAGTATTAA
- a CDS encoding sigma-70 family RNA polymerase sigma factor: MKETIDSIYEMYFPHIYRFLLSLCHDHYTAEDLVQETFFRAHLYIENYEGENIKSWLFTVAHHAFIDYERKRKRTVIKEENFFTKLFHRGKDSEDQMVLSEEIQEIITLLEHLPKQQKLAVLLHDFNELPYQEAATVMNVTLANFKVLLFRGRQAIRKQKGVNEGDR; the protein is encoded by the coding sequence ATGAAAGAAACGATCGATTCAATTTATGAAATGTATTTTCCACATATTTATCGTTTTCTCCTTTCGCTTTGTCACGATCATTACACAGCTGAAGACCTCGTCCAAGAGACGTTTTTCCGTGCCCACCTTTATATTGAAAACTATGAAGGTGAAAATATTAAATCTTGGTTATTTACCGTTGCTCATCATGCTTTTATTGATTATGAACGCAAGCGGAAACGAACAGTTATTAAAGAAGAAAACTTTTTCACTAAATTGTTTCATAGAGGAAAAGACTCCGAAGATCAAATGGTATTAAGTGAGGAAATTCAAGAGATTATCACTCTTTTAGAGCATTTACCAAAACAACAAAAATTGGCTGTATTGCTTCACGACTTCAACGAACTTCCCTACCAAGAAGCTGCTACGGTAATGAATGTAACATTAGCAAACTTTAAGGTATTGCTATTTCGTGGTCGACAAGCAATTCGCAAACAGAAAGGCGTGAATGAAGGTGACCGATGA
- a CDS encoding CBO0543 family protein: MLKRYISFIFDYLIFPITCVYYNQLTFQSKLVGIFFKTLYFSVPMTIIETWLEKNTQLVQYKKSWKWVHSFLSLTGTFLLVRFTMMLIRWKSSENEKKQLTS, encoded by the coding sequence ATATTAAAACGTTATATTAGTTTCATTTTTGATTACCTCATTTTCCCGATTACCTGTGTATATTATAATCAATTAACATTTCAATCAAAATTAGTCGGTATCTTTTTTAAAACTCTTTATTTCAGCGTCCCGATGACCATTATTGAGACATGGTTGGAAAAAAATACGCAGCTCGTACAGTACAAAAAGTCTTGGAAGTGGGTCCATTCCTTTTTATCTTTAACGGGGACATTCCTACTCGTTCGGTTTACTATGATGCTCATTCGCTGGAAAAGTTCAGAGAATGAAAAGAAACAACTGACTTCTTAA
- the uvrB gene encoding excinuclease ABC subunit UvrB, with amino-acid sequence MEQSFQLVSHYQPEGDQPEAIKQLVKGVNEGKTYQTLLGATGTGKTFTVSNLIKEVNKPTLVIAHNKTLAGQLYSEFKEFFPNNAVEYFVSYYDYYQPEAYVPSSDTFIEKDASINDEIDKLRHSATSSLFERQDVIIIASVSCIYGLGSPEEYRDLVVSLRTGMEKERNELLRDLVDIQYDRNDINFTRGTFRVRGDVVEIFPASRDEQCIRIEFFGDEIERITEVDALTGEIKGERNHVAIFPASHFVTREEKLNRAIVNIEAELEERLEELNEKGKLLEAQRLEQRTRYDLEMMREMGFCSGIENYSRHLTFRKEGDTPYTLLDFFPEDYLIVIDESHVTLPQIRGMYNGDRARKQVLVDHGFRLPSALDNRPLQFEEFEGKTNQIVYVSATPGPYELEKTPKVVEQIIRPTGLLDPTIEVRPIEGQIDDLIGEINERAARKERVLVTTLTKKMSEDLTDYLKEVGIRVQYMHSEIKTLERLEIVRQLRIGTYDVLIGINLLREGLDIPEVSLVTILDADKEGFLRSERSLIQTIGRAARNANGHVIMYADKITKSMKIAVDETSRRRQIQEEYNEKHGITPTTIQKKIPDMIQATYAAEADETYTAAAPTMKMSKKDRHAMIERMEKDMKDAAKELNFERAAELRDLILELKAEG; translated from the coding sequence ATGGAGCAGAGTTTTCAGTTAGTCTCTCACTATCAACCTGAAGGGGATCAACCTGAAGCGATTAAACAGCTCGTTAAAGGTGTAAATGAAGGGAAAACCTATCAGACGTTATTAGGAGCAACGGGTACAGGAAAAACGTTTACGGTTTCTAATTTAATCAAAGAAGTTAATAAACCGACATTAGTGATCGCACACAATAAAACATTAGCAGGTCAGCTATATAGCGAGTTTAAAGAGTTTTTTCCGAATAACGCGGTTGAGTATTTTGTGAGCTACTATGACTATTATCAGCCAGAGGCTTATGTTCCTAGTTCAGATACATTTATTGAAAAAGACGCAAGCATTAATGATGAAATTGATAAGCTCAGACACTCTGCGACGAGTTCGCTATTTGAACGACAGGACGTTATTATCATTGCCAGTGTTTCGTGTATCTATGGTTTAGGTTCTCCTGAAGAGTACCGAGACCTCGTCGTTTCACTGCGGACGGGTATGGAAAAAGAACGAAATGAATTATTACGAGATTTAGTCGACATTCAGTATGACCGTAACGATATTAACTTTACACGCGGAACGTTCCGCGTTCGTGGAGATGTTGTGGAAATTTTCCCCGCATCTCGTGACGAACAATGTATTCGGATTGAGTTTTTTGGTGATGAGATCGAACGAATTACAGAAGTTGATGCTTTAACGGGTGAAATTAAAGGCGAACGAAATCATGTGGCGATTTTCCCGGCTTCCCACTTCGTAACTCGCGAAGAAAAGTTAAACCGAGCGATCGTTAATATTGAAGCGGAACTAGAAGAGCGGTTGGAAGAACTGAATGAAAAAGGCAAGCTGCTTGAAGCGCAGCGTTTGGAACAAAGAACACGCTATGACCTTGAAATGATGAGGGAAATGGGCTTTTGTTCAGGGATTGAAAATTACTCGAGACATCTAACGTTTCGGAAGGAAGGCGATACACCGTATACGCTGTTGGACTTCTTTCCCGAAGATTATTTAATCGTCATTGATGAGTCCCATGTGACGCTACCGCAAATTCGCGGGATGTATAACGGGGACAGGGCTCGTAAACAAGTTCTTGTCGATCATGGCTTCCGTTTGCCGTCTGCATTAGACAACCGCCCTCTTCAGTTTGAAGAATTTGAAGGAAAGACCAATCAGATTGTCTATGTGTCGGCAACACCTGGTCCATACGAATTAGAAAAAACACCGAAAGTCGTAGAACAAATTATTCGTCCAACGGGCTTGCTTGATCCTACGATTGAAGTTCGTCCGATTGAAGGACAGATTGATGATTTAATTGGTGAAATCAATGAGCGGGCGGCCCGCAAAGAACGTGTGTTAGTGACCACCTTAACGAAAAAAATGTCTGAAGATTTAACGGACTATTTAAAAGAAGTCGGCATTCGTGTCCAATACATGCATTCGGAAATCAAAACGTTAGAGCGGTTGGAAATTGTTCGTCAGCTTCGAATTGGAACGTACGATGTTCTTATCGGGATTAACTTGTTGAGGGAAGGACTTGATATACCCGAAGTTTCGCTAGTGACGATTTTAGATGCGGATAAAGAAGGCTTTTTGCGTTCTGAACGATCCTTGATTCAAACGATCGGTCGTGCTGCCCGTAATGCAAACGGTCATGTTATTATGTATGCCGATAAAATCACGAAATCGATGAAAATTGCGGTCGATGAAACGAGCCGTCGTCGCCAAATTCAAGAAGAATATAACGAAAAACATGGAATTACACCGACGACGATTCAAAAGAAAATTCCAGATATGATACAAGCAACTTATGCTGCAGAGGCGGATGAAACATATACAGCAGCGGCACCAACGATGAAAATGAGTAAAAAGGATCGCCACGCGATGATCGAACGAATGGAAAAGGATATGAAAGATGCAGCAAAAGAGTTAAACTTCGAACGTGCAGCAGAATTGCGTGATTTAATTTTAGAGCTAAAAGCGGAAGGATGA
- the uvrA gene encoding excinuclease ABC subunit UvrA encodes MALDNIIVKGARSHNLKNIDVTIPRNKLVVLTGLSGSGKSSLAFDTIYAEGQRRYVESLSAYARQFLGQMDKPDVDAIEGLSPAISIDQKTTSRNPRSTVGTVTEIYDYLRLLFARIGRPVCPKHGVEISSQTVQQMVDRIMEYPDRTKMQILAPIVSGRKGEHVKVLEDIKKQGFVRVRVDGEMREVAEEIELDKNKKHSIEVVIDRIVMKEGIAARLTDSIETALGLGDGRCLVDVMGEEELLFSQHHACPHCGFSIPELEPRMFSFNSPFGACPSCDGLGTKLEVDLDLVIPDRSRSLNDHAIAPWEPTSSQYYPQLLKSVCDHYGIDMDMPVEQIPESLLNKVLYGSGTEQIYFRYENEFGQVRENNIVFEGVLNNIARRYHETSSDYIREQMEGYMAQHHCPKCKGNRLKKESLSVLIGGGHIGDITALSVKDAKTYFDQLDLTNKELAIARLILKEINERLGFLINVGLDYLSLQRSAGTLSGGEAQRIRLATQIGSSLMGVLYILDEPSIGLHQRDNDRLIETLKHMRDLGNTLIVVEHDEDTMMAADYLIDIGPGAGVHGGTITAQGTPEEIMKDPKSLTGEYLSGEKFIPLPVERRKSDGRTLTIKAATENNLQKVNVDIPLGVFVAVTGVSGSGKSTLINEILYKSLAQKLHRAKDKPGAHKEITGLEHVDKVIDIDQSPIGRTPRSNPATYTGVFDDIRDVFALTNEAKVRGYKKGRFSFNVKGGRCEACRGDGIIKIEMHFLPDVYVPCEVCHSKRYNRETLDIKYKGKTIANVLEMTVEDGLEFFANIPKIKRKIETLADVGLGYMRLGQPATTLSGGEAQRVKLASQLHKRSTGKTLYILDEPTTGLHVHDIDRLLKVLQRLVDNGDTVLVIEHNLDVIKTVDYIIDLGPEGGDKGGQIVATGTPETVVNATGSYTGYYLKPILERDFKRMEARVKEKELLNK; translated from the coding sequence ATGGCACTCGATAATATTATCGTTAAAGGCGCACGTTCGCATAACTTAAAAAATATTGATGTGACGATTCCTCGGAATAAGTTAGTCGTATTAACGGGACTTTCAGGTTCGGGAAAATCTTCACTTGCTTTTGATACAATTTACGCAGAAGGGCAACGTCGTTATGTCGAGTCGTTGTCCGCCTATGCCCGCCAATTCCTTGGGCAAATGGACAAACCAGATGTCGACGCGATCGAAGGGTTGTCGCCAGCGATTTCAATCGACCAAAAGACGACGAGTCGAAATCCACGTTCAACGGTCGGAACCGTGACGGAAATTTACGATTATTTACGTCTTCTTTTTGCGCGGATTGGGCGTCCTGTTTGTCCGAAGCATGGAGTGGAAATCAGTTCACAGACGGTACAGCAGATGGTGGACCGGATTATGGAGTATCCAGATCGAACGAAAATGCAAATATTAGCGCCGATCGTTTCAGGACGGAAAGGCGAGCACGTCAAAGTATTGGAAGATATAAAAAAACAAGGCTTTGTTCGGGTCCGTGTCGATGGTGAAATGCGTGAAGTCGCAGAAGAAATTGAGTTGGATAAAAATAAGAAACATAGTATTGAAGTTGTCATTGATCGGATTGTGATGAAAGAAGGAATTGCAGCACGACTTACTGACTCGATTGAAACCGCGTTAGGTTTAGGTGATGGGCGTTGTCTCGTTGATGTAATGGGAGAAGAAGAGTTGCTTTTCAGTCAGCATCATGCTTGCCCCCATTGTGGTTTTTCGATTCCAGAGCTTGAGCCACGCATGTTTTCTTTTAATAGTCCGTTTGGGGCTTGTCCATCATGTGACGGTTTAGGAACGAAGCTTGAAGTCGACTTAGACCTTGTCATTCCTGACCGATCTCGATCGCTTAATGACCATGCGATTGCTCCATGGGAACCGACAAGCTCTCAATATTACCCGCAATTATTAAAGTCGGTTTGTGATCATTATGGAATCGATATGGATATGCCTGTTGAGCAAATTCCAGAGTCGTTATTAAATAAAGTGTTATATGGAAGTGGTACGGAACAAATTTACTTCCGTTATGAAAATGAATTTGGGCAAGTTCGTGAAAACAACATTGTATTTGAAGGAGTATTGAATAACATTGCCCGTCGCTACCACGAAACATCATCCGATTACATTCGCGAACAAATGGAAGGCTATATGGCGCAACATCACTGTCCGAAATGTAAAGGAAACCGTCTGAAAAAAGAAAGCCTTTCAGTACTCATAGGTGGCGGTCATATAGGTGATATTACGGCGCTGTCGGTCAAAGACGCGAAAACGTACTTTGATCAACTTGACCTTACGAATAAAGAACTTGCGATTGCTCGGCTCATTTTAAAGGAAATTAATGAACGTCTCGGCTTTCTGATCAATGTTGGACTCGATTATTTATCATTACAGCGCTCGGCAGGAACACTTTCAGGTGGGGAGGCCCAGCGCATTCGTTTAGCCACGCAAATTGGTTCATCTTTAATGGGGGTACTCTATATTTTAGATGAGCCGTCGATTGGCTTGCATCAACGGGACAATGATCGACTAATAGAAACGTTAAAGCATATGCGTGATTTAGGAAATACGTTGATTGTTGTTGAACATGATGAAGATACAATGATGGCTGCTGATTACCTCATTGATATCGGACCAGGCGCAGGGGTTCACGGAGGAACGATCACAGCACAAGGTACGCCAGAGGAAATTATGAAAGATCCAAAATCCTTAACTGGAGAATATTTATCAGGGGAAAAATTCATCCCACTGCCCGTTGAGAGACGGAAGTCGGACGGACGTACGTTAACGATTAAAGCGGCGACGGAAAATAACTTACAAAAAGTCAATGTCGATATACCTCTCGGTGTTTTTGTTGCGGTTACGGGTGTATCAGGATCTGGAAAAAGTACATTAATCAATGAAATTTTATATAAATCACTTGCCCAAAAATTGCATAGAGCAAAAGATAAGCCAGGAGCGCATAAAGAAATTACAGGTTTAGAACATGTAGATAAAGTCATTGATATTGACCAGTCACCGATCGGACGTACGCCACGTTCTAATCCTGCGACGTATACGGGTGTATTTGATGATATTCGTGACGTATTTGCGTTAACGAATGAAGCGAAAGTCCGCGGATATAAAAAAGGGCGGTTTAGCTTTAACGTTAAAGGCGGACGTTGTGAGGCGTGTCGTGGAGATGGAATCATCAAAATCGAAATGCACTTTTTACCTGACGTCTATGTACCTTGTGAGGTCTGTCATAGCAAGCGTTATAACCGCGAAACGTTAGACATAAAGTATAAAGGAAAGACGATTGCCAATGTATTGGAAATGACAGTTGAAGATGGACTCGAATTTTTCGCAAACATCCCGAAAATTAAGCGAAAGATTGAGACACTTGCTGATGTTGGCTTAGGTTATATGAGATTAGGGCAACCAGCGACTACGTTGTCTGGAGGAGAAGCCCAACGCGTAAAGCTTGCCTCTCAATTGCACAAACGATCAACAGGAAAAACGTTATATATTTTAGATGAACCAACAACAGGACTACATGTGCATGATATTGATCGTCTTTTAAAAGTTCTGCAACGTTTAGTTGATAACGGGGATACAGTTCTTGTGATTGAGCATAATTTAGATGTCATTAAAACTGTGGATTATATTATTGATCTAGGACCAGAAGGCGGCGATAAAGGTGGTCAAATAGTCGCAACTGGAACACCTGAAACTGTTGTGAATGCCACGGGGTCTTACACGGGTTATTACTTAAAGCCCATTTTAGAAAGAGACTTCAAGCGTATGGAAGCACGTGTAAAAGAAAAAGAATTATTGAACAAATAA